In Kaistia defluvii, one genomic interval encodes:
- a CDS encoding ATP-binding protein yields the protein MKLRSLGLERYGRFTGRTLEFDPDARVTVIVGANEAGKTTALAAVADALYGIETRSRYNFLHDYKTMRLAATVEAPDGRSLSFARLKRQNATLIDPASETPLADDVLTPFLGAHDRQAFLDIFGLNQRRLREGGEKLLAGGGDLAETLMAAAPGLGQVATLRDRFQESAAKIFNPARKTSSHSFHVAIDKRAQAQKAIRELELRVDEVTKLRKEAERTAEARKLAETAERAADVALARARALVHGAKELRILDAQSRARAELGDLPAVVAGFVPRARGLLAALDKAREAAALAAREEAAAKAALDAIAVDDAILAFAATIEICDEERAAVEKELQSLPKRRAEAGEAQAALHRIALALGLADIEVLRDRLPDLPLLARAEALVEKMRAAAIREETVSRDSARIVADRRAIEAARASLGHVADPVPLQRRLARLDGAEERERAWRTLDHRLVAQRAQLGERVARLGHGLADATALAALPLPALAAVEAALREQKLAADALDRQREALSGFEEQRAQAEARLAALRSGRPAPTEDVIAAARTERDAAWTSLRPLALGERGREEGDGALVQCIDRTLIDADRLADERQVETQRLAALAQAERDIAELGVRIDMAGRRVAEARARQDALAADWGALWAATGLSLPADERSTAFLRDAELARQARDLLRQDEAQAAAQRETVNIERAETDRLRQELGLPPLGDAPLRMADLREAIAATEARFLEARDHERDLRQLEEASADLASRQRDVMLETEAQAAEAKEIFPRLAVRPGALAGEARAAIDLWREALPQFTALRSLETRIAAIERDEAVFVGHVGELLTGAGDSVSDGDAFAAARRLRARLDQARQARSKADTAGEALATRRAARIVADEALLQAETALVELLAVANCPSAEALPALLDRLDQASICDGKLAEARERLDGLRGSRSEDEVRGAIEGRDDEALALAAAEIEAAHSEARAARDAAIEADTQARSALAALDRRDGAAAAAQDEQDAVAEIVEAVERFSRDHVAARLLQAAIERYRAEHQNPIVERASRAFTMLTGGQWSGIGIDYDQDPPRLAALREGALLAPDALSEGTRDQLFLVLRIAAIEEHARRATPLPFIADDLFTTFDEARTAAGFELLAELGAVTQVIVFTHHVHVAEHAKRVLGSRAGLIEL from the coding sequence ATGAAGCTTCGTTCCCTCGGACTGGAACGCTATGGCCGCTTCACCGGCCGGACGCTGGAATTCGATCCCGACGCGCGGGTCACCGTCATTGTCGGCGCCAATGAGGCCGGCAAGACGACGGCGCTCGCCGCCGTCGCCGATGCGCTCTACGGCATCGAGACGCGGTCGCGCTACAATTTCCTGCATGATTACAAGACGATGCGGCTCGCCGCCACCGTCGAAGCGCCGGATGGCCGCTCGCTCTCTTTTGCCCGGCTGAAGCGTCAGAACGCAACCTTGATCGACCCCGCGAGCGAGACGCCGCTGGCCGATGACGTGCTGACGCCGTTTCTGGGCGCGCATGACCGGCAGGCTTTCCTCGACATATTCGGATTGAACCAGCGCCGTCTGCGCGAGGGCGGCGAGAAGCTTTTGGCTGGCGGCGGCGACCTCGCCGAGACGCTGATGGCTGCCGCGCCCGGCCTGGGCCAGGTGGCGACTCTGCGGGATCGCTTCCAGGAAAGCGCGGCAAAGATCTTCAATCCGGCGCGCAAGACTTCCAGCCACAGCTTCCATGTCGCCATCGACAAGCGCGCGCAGGCGCAAAAGGCGATCCGCGAGCTGGAGCTTCGGGTCGACGAGGTGACGAAGTTGCGCAAGGAGGCCGAGCGCACGGCCGAGGCGCGCAAGCTGGCCGAGACGGCGGAACGCGCGGCCGATGTGGCGCTTGCGCGCGCTCGCGCTCTGGTGCATGGCGCCAAGGAACTGCGCATTCTCGACGCGCAGTCCCGCGCCCGCGCCGAACTGGGCGACTTGCCCGCGGTTGTCGCGGGCTTCGTGCCAAGGGCGCGCGGTTTGCTGGCGGCGCTCGACAAGGCGCGCGAGGCAGCAGCCCTTGCGGCGAGGGAAGAGGCCGCCGCCAAGGCCGCCCTTGATGCCATTGCCGTCGATGACGCCATCCTGGCCTTCGCGGCGACGATCGAAATCTGCGACGAGGAGCGCGCGGCGGTCGAGAAAGAGTTGCAGAGCCTGCCCAAGCGACGCGCCGAGGCCGGCGAGGCGCAGGCGGCGCTGCACCGGATCGCGCTAGCGCTTGGCTTGGCCGATATCGAGGTTCTGCGCGACCGGTTGCCGGACCTGCCTTTGCTGGCGCGTGCCGAGGCGCTGGTCGAAAAGATGCGCGCCGCCGCCATTCGCGAGGAGACTGTGTCGAGGGACAGCGCCCGGATCGTCGCCGACCGGCGTGCGATCGAAGCGGCCCGGGCCTCGCTCGGCCATGTGGCGGACCCGGTGCCACTGCAGCGACGGCTGGCGCGGCTGGATGGCGCCGAGGAACGCGAACGGGCATGGCGCACGCTGGATCACCGGCTGGTGGCGCAGCGCGCGCAACTGGGGGAGCGGGTTGCCCGGCTCGGTCATGGCCTGGCGGATGCCACCGCCCTGGCCGCTCTGCCTCTGCCAGCGCTGGCGGCTGTCGAGGCCGCGCTCCGGGAACAGAAGCTCGCGGCCGACGCGCTGGATCGCCAGCGCGAAGCATTGTCCGGCTTCGAGGAGCAGCGCGCGCAGGCTGAGGCGCGGCTGGCGGCTCTGCGTTCCGGCCGTCCGGCGCCTACCGAGGATGTGATCGCTGCCGCCCGCACCGAGCGGGACGCGGCCTGGACATCGCTCCGCCCGCTGGCCCTCGGCGAGCGCGGGCGGGAGGAAGGCGACGGAGCGCTGGTCCAGTGCATCGACCGCACGCTGATTGACGCCGATCGGCTGGCCGATGAGCGACAGGTCGAGACGCAGAGGCTGGCGGCGCTGGCGCAGGCCGAACGTGACATTGCCGAGCTCGGAGTCCGGATCGACATGGCCGGCAGGCGCGTCGCCGAGGCGCGTGCGCGTCAGGACGCTTTGGCCGCCGATTGGGGAGCGCTGTGGGCAGCCACGGGGCTGTCGCTTCCGGCCGATGAGCGGTCCACCGCCTTTCTGCGCGACGCGGAACTGGCGCGTCAGGCGCGCGATCTTCTCCGGCAGGACGAGGCGCAGGCCGCCGCGCAGCGCGAGACGGTGAATATCGAACGGGCCGAGACGGATCGGCTTCGCCAGGAGCTCGGCCTGCCGCCGCTTGGCGACGCGCCGCTTCGCATGGCCGATCTGCGCGAGGCGATCGCCGCGACCGAGGCGCGTTTCCTGGAGGCGCGGGATCATGAACGTGATCTGCGCCAGTTGGAGGAGGCCTCGGCCGATCTGGCCTCCCGCCAGCGCGACGTGATGCTCGAGACCGAGGCGCAGGCGGCGGAGGCGAAGGAAATCTTCCCGCGGCTCGCTGTTCGTCCCGGCGCCCTTGCCGGAGAGGCACGGGCGGCGATCGACCTCTGGCGCGAGGCGCTGCCTCAGTTCACGGCGCTTCGCTCGCTGGAAACGCGCATTGCTGCCATCGAGCGCGACGAGGCGGTGTTCGTCGGTCACGTCGGCGAGCTCCTGACGGGAGCCGGCGACAGCGTATCGGATGGGGACGCCTTCGCCGCTGCTCGCCGGCTGCGCGCGCGGCTGGATCAGGCACGGCAAGCCCGCTCCAAGGCGGACACTGCCGGAGAGGCGCTGGCGACCCGGCGGGCGGCGCGGATCGTTGCCGACGAGGCGCTGCTGCAGGCGGAGACGGCGCTGGTGGAATTGCTGGCGGTCGCCAACTGCCCCAGCGCGGAGGCTTTGCCGGCGCTGCTGGATCGGCTGGATCAGGCTTCGATTTGCGACGGCAAGCTGGCCGAGGCGCGGGAGCGGCTAGATGGGCTGCGGGGATCGCGCAGCGAGGACGAAGTCCGGGGTGCGATCGAGGGGCGCGACGACGAGGCCCTGGCGCTGGCGGCGGCCGAGATCGAGGCCGCCCATTCCGAAGCGCGCGCCGCCCGCGACGCCGCGATCGAGGCGGACACCCAGGCGAGGTCGGCCCTGGCGGCGTTGGATCGCCGCGACGGCGCGGCGGCGGCGGCGCAGGACGAGCAGGACGCAGTGGCCGAGATCGTCGAGGCGGTCGAGCGTTTCAGTCGCGACCATGTGGCAGCCCGGCTGCTCCAGGCGGCCATCGAGCGCTATCGGGCCGAGCATCAGAACCCGATCGTCGAGCGCGCCTCGCGGGCCTTCACCATGCTGACCGGCGGCCAGTGGAGCGGCATCGGCATCGATTATGATCAGGATCCGCCCCGGCTGGCGGCCTTGCGCGAGGGAGCGCTTCTCGCCCCCGACGCACTTTCCGAAGGAACGCGCGACCAGCTTTTCCTGGTGCTGCGTATCGCAGCGATCGAGGAGCATGCGCGTCGCGCCACGCCGCTCCCCTTCATCGCCGACGACCTGTTCACCACCTTCGACGAAGCGCGAACGGCAGCCGGTTTCGAGCTCCTGGCGGAACTGGGTGCCGTGACACAGGTGATCGTCTTCACCCACCATGTCCATGTCGCCGAACACGCCAAGCGCGTGCTGGGCAGCCGCGCGGGGCTGATCGAGCTGTGA
- a CDS encoding ABC transporter ATP-binding protein, producing MALRDGKSDEQILLRTTGLTKAFRGLVALRDQTITLRAREIVGVIGPNGSGKSTFFNLITGFSQPNSGQIEFKGRSIVGMRTSRIVALGIARTFQGSRLFGTLTVRENVLAAAQLRQPVGPIASIVRGPLYQRRVAAAEAVATELLDLMGLSDQANRLAADLPYGDQRRLEIARALATKPELLLLDEPAAGLDSNETKVLAGLIRTIRDRYDVAVVVVEHDMDLIMGLCERIQVLATGEVICVGTPEEVRNHPRVREAYLGHS from the coding sequence TTGGCATTGCGTGACGGCAAATCGGATGAGCAGATCCTGCTCAGGACTACGGGGCTGACCAAGGCCTTTCGGGGTCTCGTCGCCTTGCGCGACCAGACCATCACGCTCCGAGCCCGCGAGATCGTCGGGGTCATCGGCCCCAATGGTTCGGGCAAGAGCACCTTTTTCAACCTGATCACCGGCTTTTCGCAGCCGAACTCCGGACAGATCGAGTTCAAGGGCCGCTCGATCGTCGGCATGCGCACCTCGCGCATCGTGGCGCTCGGCATCGCCCGCACCTTCCAGGGTTCGCGCCTGTTCGGCACGCTGACGGTGCGCGAAAACGTGCTGGCCGCCGCGCAATTGCGCCAGCCGGTCGGGCCGATCGCCTCGATCGTGCGCGGACCGCTCTATCAGCGCCGCGTCGCTGCCGCCGAGGCAGTGGCGACCGAACTGCTCGACCTGATGGGGCTGTCGGACCAGGCCAACCGTCTCGCCGCCGACCTGCCCTATGGCGACCAGCGCCGGCTCGAGATCGCCCGAGCGCTGGCAACGAAGCCGGAACTGCTGCTGCTCGACGAGCCGGCCGCCGGCCTGGACTCCAACGAAACCAAGGTGCTTGCCGGGCTGATCCGTACGATCCGCGACCGCTACGACGTCGCCGTCGTCGTCGTCGAGCACGACATGGACCTGATCATGGGGCTCTGCGAACGCATCCAGGTGCTCGCCACCGGCGAGGTCATCTGCGTCGGTACGCCCGAAGAAGTCCGCAACCATCCTCGCGTGCGGGAGGCGTATCTTGGCCACAGCTGA
- a CDS encoding cyclase family protein, producing the protein MTGSSLWDLHRTGLAGATFTDLTHAFHPGQPHFASFPDEERELLFDFAKGHGFQVHRYSIPGQWGTHVDPPVHFIEGGRTLDQIPVSEMLLPLVILDISERVAADADATPTLDDVARWEARNGRIPEKCFVALRTDWYKRWPDTDRFYNRSADGVVHTPGWSREVLEHLFTERGITAVGHEQIDTDPGLATSAGSYALEHYVLSLDRWQIELMNNLDKVPETGALIMASWPKARGGSGFPARVVAIHR; encoded by the coding sequence ATGACCGGCAGCAGCCTCTGGGATCTCCACCGCACCGGCCTTGCCGGTGCGACCTTCACGGACCTCACCCACGCCTTCCATCCGGGCCAGCCGCACTTCGCGTCTTTCCCGGATGAGGAGCGGGAACTCCTGTTCGATTTTGCCAAGGGCCATGGATTTCAGGTCCATCGCTACAGCATTCCCGGGCAGTGGGGGACGCATGTCGATCCGCCGGTCCACTTCATCGAAGGTGGCCGGACGCTCGACCAGATCCCGGTCTCGGAGATGCTGCTGCCGCTCGTCATCCTCGACATCAGTGAACGCGTGGCGGCGGATGCCGACGCCACGCCGACCCTCGACGACGTCGCCCGATGGGAGGCCCGCAACGGCCGCATTCCGGAGAAGTGCTTCGTCGCGCTTCGCACCGACTGGTACAAGCGCTGGCCGGATACCGACCGGTTCTACAATCGCTCGGCCGATGGCGTCGTGCACACGCCCGGCTGGAGCCGCGAGGTGCTGGAGCATCTCTTCACCGAACGCGGCATCACGGCCGTCGGCCACGAACAGATCGATACCGATCCCGGCCTCGCCACCTCGGCCGGAAGCTATGCACTCGAGCACTATGTCCTGTCGCTTGACCGCTGGCAAATCGAGCTGATGAACAATCTCGACAAGGTGCCCGAGACGGGTGCGCTGATCATGGCGAGCTGGCCCAAGGCCAGGGGCGGATCGGGCTTTCCAGCGCGGGTTGTCGCCATACATCGCTGA
- a CDS encoding ABC transporter substrate-binding protein — MMKLSRRAAIGLGLGAAFAFSTAGAYAADPIKIGFPANVTGIQASLDGPMLNGAKLAVAEINAAGGVLGSPLELVTYDSKSDATVISTVASQLIDSDKVVGIIGFADSDSVLSIGPQVDKAKIPFITPGATSPKLPAQLGDQVFLAAFGDNVQAAVGAEFALNKLGAKTGYLLTDIGSEYTTLLADYFVAAYEHGGGKLLGKDTYKIGDKNFTAQIAKIKALPEQPAFIYASSNAEEIGLILKQLRQAGINLPVVGGDGYDTPLLIEVGGAAANDAYFTTHAFMGEGASPVVAAFNEAYQKATGHAPENSFAALGYDATKLMADAIKRAGSPEPAKIRDAIAATQGLAGVTGTISYRPGVAVPDKSVSVIGVKDGKLTLASEAAPTFVPEP; from the coding sequence ATGATGAAGCTCTCACGACGGGCGGCCATCGGCCTCGGGCTTGGCGCCGCCTTTGCCTTCTCCACCGCTGGAGCCTACGCGGCCGATCCGATCAAGATCGGCTTCCCGGCCAATGTGACAGGCATTCAGGCCTCGCTGGATGGCCCGATGCTGAACGGCGCCAAGCTGGCCGTGGCCGAGATCAACGCCGCCGGCGGCGTGCTGGGCAGCCCGCTCGAACTGGTCACCTATGACTCCAAGAGCGACGCGACCGTCATCTCGACCGTCGCCTCCCAGCTGATCGATAGCGACAAGGTCGTCGGCATCATCGGCTTCGCCGATTCCGACAGCGTGCTGTCGATCGGGCCGCAGGTCGACAAGGCCAAGATCCCGTTCATCACCCCGGGCGCCACCTCGCCCAAGCTGCCGGCCCAGCTCGGCGACCAGGTCTTCCTCGCCGCCTTCGGCGACAACGTCCAGGCGGCCGTCGGGGCCGAATTCGCGCTCAACAAGCTGGGCGCCAAGACCGGCTACCTGCTGACCGACATCGGCTCCGAATACACCACTTTGCTGGCCGACTACTTCGTCGCGGCCTATGAGCATGGCGGCGGCAAGCTGCTCGGCAAGGACACCTACAAGATCGGCGACAAGAACTTCACCGCCCAGATCGCCAAGATCAAGGCGCTGCCGGAGCAGCCCGCCTTCATCTATGCCTCGTCCAATGCCGAGGAAATCGGCCTGATCCTGAAGCAGCTGCGCCAGGCGGGCATCAACCTGCCGGTCGTCGGCGGCGACGGCTACGACACGCCTCTGCTGATCGAAGTGGGCGGCGCGGCCGCCAACGACGCGTACTTCACCACCCATGCCTTCATGGGCGAAGGCGCGAGCCCGGTGGTCGCGGCCTTCAACGAGGCCTACCAGAAGGCAACCGGCCACGCTCCGGAGAACTCCTTCGCAGCGCTCGGCTATGACGCCACCAAGCTGATGGCCGATGCCATCAAGCGCGCCGGTTCGCCCGAGCCCGCCAAGATCCGCGACGCCATCGCCGCGACCCAGGGCCTTGCCGGCGTCACCGGCACGATCAGCTACCGCCCCGGCGTCGCCGTTCCGGACAAGTCCGTCTCGGTCATCGGCGTCAAGGACGGCAAGCTGACGCTCGCCAGCGAAGCCGCTCCCACCTTCGTTCCGGAGCCGTAG
- a CDS encoding branched-chain amino acid ABC transporter permease translates to MKADPRIPIAVGAALLLAAGVAFGAPHMVGDYFVRILLLIALNSILVLSLSLSNGFTGVFSLGHVGFIGAGAYAAGILSLTIQQKKALLPHLPDLLNWFSLPFLPATLVAGLFAALLAVIVGYPLMRLSGYFVSVATMGFLIIVNVVLINASDFTRGARTFTGVPLATTLPWVLGWLAVTLLVLARLVYSPFGRRMKAVRDDTIAASAVGISVLRARLVAFVIGAFFAGVGGSLYAHYLGSFSPNTFYFAMTMNLIAMLVLGGMGSLSGAIIGVICVSILSELLRSVERGFTIGDITVPALFGASQIVLGFLFILIMIFRPKGIMGDRELTFGLSGRSANQNHKEGKDR, encoded by the coding sequence GTGAAGGCCGATCCACGTATTCCAATCGCCGTGGGTGCGGCGCTCCTCCTCGCCGCCGGGGTCGCCTTCGGTGCCCCGCATATGGTCGGCGACTACTTCGTCCGCATCCTGCTGCTGATCGCGCTCAACAGCATCCTGGTGCTGTCGCTGTCGCTCTCGAACGGCTTCACCGGCGTCTTCTCGCTCGGCCATGTCGGCTTCATCGGGGCCGGCGCCTATGCCGCCGGCATCCTGTCGCTGACGATCCAGCAGAAGAAGGCGCTGCTGCCGCACCTGCCGGACCTGCTGAACTGGTTCAGCCTGCCCTTCCTGCCGGCGACCTTGGTGGCGGGTTTGTTCGCGGCCCTTCTGGCCGTCATTGTCGGCTATCCGCTGATGCGGCTGTCGGGCTATTTCGTCTCGGTCGCGACGATGGGCTTCCTCATCATCGTCAACGTCGTGCTGATCAACGCCTCCGACTTCACCCGCGGCGCCAGGACGTTCACCGGCGTGCCGCTGGCCACCACGCTGCCCTGGGTGCTTGGCTGGCTGGCGGTCACCCTGCTGGTGCTGGCGCGGCTGGTCTATTCGCCCTTCGGTCGACGGATGAAAGCGGTACGCGACGATACGATCGCGGCGAGCGCCGTCGGCATCAGCGTGCTGCGCGCCCGTCTGGTCGCCTTCGTCATCGGCGCCTTCTTCGCCGGGGTCGGCGGTTCGCTCTACGCCCACTATCTCGGCTCGTTCTCGCCCAATACCTTTTATTTCGCGATGACGATGAACCTCATCGCCATGCTGGTTCTCGGCGGCATGGGCTCGCTTTCCGGCGCGATCATCGGCGTGATCTGCGTGTCGATCCTGTCGGAACTGCTGCGCTCGGTCGAACGCGGCTTCACGATCGGCGACATCACCGTGCCTGCTCTGTTCGGAGCCAGCCAGATCGTGCTCGGCTTCCTCTTCATCCTGATCATGATCTTCCGGCCGAAGGGGATCATGGGAGACCGCGAGCTGACGTTCGGTCTCTCCGGAAGATCGGCGAACCAAAATCATAAAGAGGGAAAAGACAGATGA
- a CDS encoding branched-chain amino acid ABC transporter permease encodes MSQLEYILQQVINAVSLGSLYALVAVGLSIVFGVLKLTNFAHGDVMMVGAFTTVLLIGLGMPFVPAMICGIAASAIAGFLIERIAYRPIRNAPDVTRLLTSLAVTYILENLGILLFTSSPRNFPLPDILNSSWQLSGGAITFTNINVLTVLLTFVSLIGLGWFITKTTIGLGMRAAAEDMQAAQLVGLNVNKVIVVAFIVASAYAGLAGVLWAAQAGVVQPQMGFTPLLKAFVAAIIGGFGSISGALLGGYMLGALEIFIIAFLPDTVVPYRDAIVFALLIAFLLFRPGGLLQPNREIKL; translated from the coding sequence ATGAGCCAGCTTGAATACATCCTCCAGCAGGTGATCAACGCCGTCAGTCTGGGCAGCCTCTATGCCCTCGTGGCGGTCGGCCTCTCGATCGTCTTCGGCGTGCTGAAGCTGACCAACTTCGCCCATGGCGACGTCATGATGGTCGGCGCGTTCACGACCGTGCTGCTGATCGGCCTCGGCATGCCCTTCGTGCCGGCCATGATCTGCGGCATCGCCGCCTCCGCTATCGCCGGCTTCCTGATCGAGCGCATCGCCTATCGGCCGATCCGCAACGCGCCGGACGTCACGCGATTGCTGACCAGCCTCGCGGTCACCTACATCCTGGAAAACCTCGGCATCCTGCTGTTCACCTCGTCGCCGCGCAATTTCCCTCTTCCCGACATCCTGAACAGCTCGTGGCAGCTTTCCGGCGGCGCGATCACCTTTACCAATATCAACGTTCTGACCGTGCTTCTCACCTTCGTCTCGCTGATCGGGCTCGGCTGGTTCATCACCAAGACCACGATCGGCCTCGGCATGCGGGCGGCAGCCGAGGACATGCAGGCGGCCCAGCTGGTCGGCCTCAACGTCAACAAGGTGATCGTCGTCGCCTTCATCGTCGCCTCGGCCTATGCGGGCCTTGCCGGCGTGCTCTGGGCGGCCCAGGCGGGCGTCGTCCAGCCACAGATGGGCTTCACACCGCTGCTCAAGGCCTTCGTCGCGGCCATCATCGGCGGCTTCGGCTCGATCTCGGGCGCGCTGCTCGGCGGCTACATGCTGGGGGCGCTGGAGATCTTCATCATCGCCTTCCTGCCCGATACCGTCGTCCCCTATCGCGACGCCATCGTCTTTGCGCTCCTGATCGCCTTCCTGCTGTTCCGGCCGGGCGGTCTTCTGCAGCCGAACCGGGAGATCAAGCTGTGA
- a CDS encoding cysteine desulfurase-like protein, translated as MAGSRLDIDAIRQEFPAIATRGDATPVFFDNPAGTQVPRRVIDRMMQALVEDNANLGGYFDTSQRAIAQAQEAHKAMGDLFNANDWHEVIFGQNMTTLTFSMSRAIGRTLKEGDEILLTRMDHDANVAPWLMLAEDKGLVVRWIDFDPETFEFDLTQLDSVITDKLKVAAIGYASNVTGTIHDVKAITKAAKAAGALVYVDAVQFAPHGIIDVQDIGCDFLVCSAYKFYGPHHGVLWGRRDVLDRLEAYKVRAASTIPPGKFETGTTNRESLAGVLGAIEHFEWLGTTFGDAPEGGSRREHFVAGMHAVDTHERVLTARLIDGLQSFPKLKIQGLTEKQALSRRVPTVSFTYEGTDPADICKAMAKKNISLWHGHNYGIEPTTRLGLMDKGGVVRVGLAQYNTAAEVDRFIENFGEWTTAG; from the coding sequence ATGGCTGGTTCGCGCCTGGATATCGACGCCATTCGCCAGGAATTCCCAGCGATCGCCACTCGCGGCGACGCGACTCCCGTCTTCTTCGACAATCCGGCCGGCACGCAGGTGCCGCGCCGCGTCATCGACCGGATGATGCAGGCGCTCGTCGAGGACAACGCCAATCTCGGCGGCTATTTCGACACCTCGCAGCGCGCCATCGCCCAGGCGCAGGAAGCCCACAAGGCGATGGGCGACCTGTTCAACGCGAATGACTGGCACGAGGTGATCTTCGGCCAGAACATGACCACCCTCACCTTCTCCATGTCGCGCGCCATCGGGCGCACGCTGAAGGAGGGCGACGAGATCCTGCTGACCCGCATGGATCACGACGCCAATGTCGCGCCGTGGCTCATGCTGGCAGAGGACAAGGGCCTCGTCGTGCGCTGGATCGACTTCGATCCAGAGACCTTCGAGTTCGACCTGACGCAACTCGACAGCGTCATCACCGACAAGCTCAAGGTCGCGGCGATCGGCTATGCTTCGAACGTCACCGGCACCATCCACGACGTGAAGGCCATCACCAAAGCGGCAAAAGCGGCCGGCGCGCTCGTCTATGTCGACGCCGTGCAGTTCGCGCCGCATGGCATCATCGACGTGCAGGATATCGGCTGCGATTTCCTGGTCTGCTCAGCCTACAAATTCTACGGACCGCATCATGGCGTGCTCTGGGGCCGTCGCGACGTTCTCGACCGGCTCGAGGCCTACAAGGTGCGCGCCGCGTCGACGATCCCGCCCGGAAAATTCGAAACCGGCACGACCAACCGCGAGTCGCTCGCCGGCGTGCTGGGCGCGATCGAACACTTCGAATGGCTCGGCACCACGTTTGGCGACGCCCCCGAAGGCGGGTCCCGGCGCGAGCACTTCGTTGCCGGCATGCACGCTGTCGATACGCATGAGCGCGTGCTGACGGCCCGCCTGATCGACGGGCTGCAATCCTTTCCGAAGCTGAAGATCCAGGGGCTGACCGAAAAGCAAGCGCTGTCGCGCCGGGTGCCCACCGTCTCCTTCACCTATGAAGGCACCGATCCGGCCGATATCTGCAAGGCGATGGCGAAGAAGAACATCTCGCTCTGGCACGGGCACAATTACGGCATCGAGCCGACCACCCGGCTGGGCCTGATGGACAAGGGCGGCGTCGTCCGCGTCGGCCTGGCGCAATACAACACCGCCGCCGAAGTAGACCGCTTCATCGAGAACTTTGGCGAGTGGACGACGGCGGGGTGA
- a CDS encoding ABC transporter ATP-binding protein yields the protein MATADPLLRVDNLEVNFGAVRALKGVSLDVYEGEVIALVGANGAGKSTTLRSISGLARAKSGTVTFAGTVINKRTAPQIVRLGIAHSPEGRRLFGGLSVAENLRLGACTRSDPEGVARDTEKMFVLFPILRERWRQLAGTLSGGEQQQLALARALMAAPRLLLLDEPSLGVAPLLVRHIFDALAELKRQGMTMLLVEQNIALALELADRAYVLRTGKVALSGIASELRVDDRVAQAYLGAAE from the coding sequence TTGGCCACAGCTGATCCGCTGCTGCGCGTCGACAATCTCGAAGTGAATTTCGGCGCCGTCCGCGCGCTGAAGGGTGTTTCGCTCGACGTCTATGAGGGCGAGGTGATCGCGCTGGTGGGGGCCAATGGCGCCGGCAAGAGCACGACATTGCGCAGCATCTCCGGCCTCGCGCGGGCGAAATCCGGCACCGTTACCTTTGCCGGCACGGTGATCAACAAGCGTACCGCACCGCAGATCGTCCGCCTCGGCATCGCCCACAGCCCCGAGGGCCGGCGCCTGTTCGGCGGCCTGTCGGTCGCGGAAAACCTGCGGCTCGGCGCCTGCACGCGCTCCGATCCCGAAGGGGTCGCCCGGGACACGGAAAAGATGTTCGTGCTGTTCCCGATCCTGCGCGAGCGCTGGCGCCAGCTCGCCGGAACGCTTTCGGGCGGCGAGCAACAGCAATTGGCGCTCGCCCGCGCCCTGATGGCGGCGCCGCGGCTGCTGCTTCTCGACGAGCCGTCGCTGGGCGTCGCGCCGCTGCTGGTGCGCCACATCTTCGACGCGCTGGCAGAACTGAAGCGGCAGGGCATGACCATGCTGCTCGTCGAACAGAACATCGCGCTGGCGCTCGAACTCGCCGACCGCGCCTATGTCTTGCGCACCGGCAAGGTCGCGCTGTCTGGCATTGCCTCCGAACTGCGGGTCGATGACCGCGTGGCTCAGGCCTATCTGGGGGCGGCGGAATGA
- a CDS encoding cysteine hydrolase family protein, translating to MTRPPLLARLSPVEANRTAILFIDTQDGIFHPGAEAARPYFFQSARDTAVPNMARLLAAGRAAGAEIVFTVIESLTRDGRDRSLDYKQTNFHFAPGSPETRVIDALKPGDDEIILPKTSSSLFNSTIFEYLMRNIGIDTVIVTGFLTDQCVDHTVRDGADRGFRMICPVDACTTDSRERHDGALAAFKGYCRQTDTTTLIAELNAKT from the coding sequence ATGACCCGTCCGCCGCTCCTCGCCCGACTGTCGCCCGTCGAGGCGAACCGGACGGCGATCCTCTTCATCGATACCCAGGACGGCATCTTCCATCCCGGGGCCGAAGCCGCCCGCCCCTATTTCTTCCAGAGCGCCCGCGACACCGCCGTGCCCAACATGGCGCGCCTTCTCGCAGCCGGCCGCGCGGCGGGGGCCGAGATCGTCTTCACTGTGATCGAGAGCCTGACGCGCGACGGCCGCGACCGCAGCCTCGACTACAAGCAGACCAACTTCCATTTCGCGCCGGGATCGCCGGAGACCCGCGTCATCGACGCGCTGAAGCCGGGCGACGACGAAATCATCCTGCCGAAGACGTCCTCGAGCCTCTTCAACTCGACGATCTTCGAATATCTGATGCGCAATATCGGCATCGACACCGTCATCGTCACAGGCTTTCTGACCGACCAATGCGTCGACCACACGGTTCGCGACGGCGCCGACCGGGGATTCCGCATGATCTGCCCGGTCGATGCCTGCACCACCGACAGTCGCGAGCGGCATGACGGGGCGCTCGCCGCCTTCAAGGGCTATTGCCGGCAGACCGATACGACGACACTGATCGCGGAACTGAACGCCAAGACCTGA